The Astatotilapia calliptera chromosome 19, fAstCal1.2, whole genome shotgun sequence DNA segment AACTGTTCTGGCACATACACGCTGGCCATGTAGCAAATCCTGCCAGTAAGCGAGTGGCACAGAAGGAGGGTGGACTGTCATTAGTGAGAGGAAAATCAACGCTGTTACAGGAATGCAATATGCAGTTACAGTAACATCAATCTAGAGTTAAAACAATTACAAGACTTTACCAATCTGCATTATGTGGTTCCAGATCTACAACAAACATGAGAAGCTGCTACAGCGGTTAGCACAGTTGCCTCGCAGCAAGAAGGTCCCGAGTTCAATTCCAGGCTGGGGACTTTCTGAGTGGAGTTCttcttgcatgttctccctggttactccacagacatgcacgGGGctgggttaactggtgattagCCAGTTATTATTAGACTAAATtagctgtaggtgtgaatgtgagcaatCGTTCATCCCTCGCCCTTTGACAGAGTGGTGACCTGTCCGGGGTGCCTCTCAcgctatgacagctgggataggctccagcccaacTGCGattctgaattggataagtgggaGAAAATGGACTGATggaaggatggaaggaagaCCTTACTGGTAACGGAATCATCTTAGACTTCTGGGCAGGCAAAAATCAATTTTAAGATTGGGCTTTAGGACGGTAATTTGCCAAGTATTTGCCGTTTCTTATGTCAGGCTGCATTTCATTGTCAGTAAGCTGGAGTTTTCTTGCACGCAAGAACAATtcatcaacattttttttcctggtaaaGAGTCTGctactttgttttacagaagtcTCAAGCATCTTCCTGACTGTACTGaacatttgataaacaaaatgtaCAGTAAGCCTGGGTAAATTAGACcccatttacacacacaaaagttacatttaacttGCAGACCTGATATTTCCGTCAATGTAGGGCCAAAAatcacttcattttttaaatatacaaggAAATCTGCTGCACTATTATGTTAAAGCTCAAATCAGCAAAAAGGTTGTGTGATATTTTACCTAATAAAGCATATCTACTAATTTCATGTGTAACGCTGCAGGAGTCTGCAGTTGCACATTATATATTAAAGCTAAAGCTGTGCACACTGAGCCGTGGGGTAGAAGATCAACTGACATGTTGAACACATCCCGTACGTGCTGAAATCCAGGGTAGCCAattacgaaaaaaaaaaaaaaaaaaaagaaggaaaaaaaacaacttctcaATCATGTGAGATGGTGCTCAATATCATTCCACCTCTCCTGTGCAGTTTCTTGGCAAAAATTCCCCAGACTGTTCCCAAAGGTCAAGGCTGGGCTTTGCCACAGCAGGTTCCTGCGATCAGTATGTACAAGCTGGTAAATGAGTGCAGACTGTAAGGAgccttataaaaataaaaataaaaaaattaaataaataaatgcagccaTTTTGAAATGCGATGGTTAAATGTTCAAAAACGGAGACCGTCTCCATCCTCCACTGAGGTGTGGAGAGGCCGAGATCGCACGGAGTGTTGTGGGCTTGAGAATTATGCCAGGGGATAATAGGAGTCAGTGACACCTTAAAAAGTCTGAGCAGCAGATGTGTTTAACCAAGCCTATTAAAACCAGGACTAATCCTGCCTTACACGTCCTTATCCAGCCGTCCACTGACAGCTTTAGCTTGCACAGGACAGTCCACTTACAGCGTGACTGGTTTCCATTTGCGCTTGCTTTCAGTCCTTCAGACTGATGCACCCATAAAAGTTTGTTTAAAAGACTGCTGTTAGAATCAGCTCCATTAATCCAGCTCATCACCAGGCATGAGTAGCAAACGCCCCTTCTCACCTGCTCACCTTGGCAGCCAGGTAGAAGAACGTGCAGCAGAGATGAAGATGTACGACACACGGCAAACTATGTCCCATCAATGGCCTACTTTACCTAGTTGAGGTACTCACCAGGGAAATAAAAAGGAGACACACATGtcaaataaccagggctgcttTTAGTGAGCGTGAAATGGGAGCAAACGTTTTGAAACTAAGGATGCAACCTAGATAATTCCAATTGTCCTAAAAAGGGAGATTCTTTTATCACCCCCCTCCCCAAGCTCTTACACCAAGCATTAGTTCAAGTAGCCATGGAGGGAAGGGGGTGGGTCACATAATGGACAAGAAGTTAGTCTGTTATAATATGGTAGGTAAGCGAGTACATTCGAGAAAGCACAGTCCACTGTTCCCTTTTGTGTCCACAGAACTATGAATCAATGCAGTACAGAGCAACTTATCCAACAGCAGCTCCCACCTGCCCACACACTTGCTATAAAAATAGCTAACCTACTCAGCTAGACTCCAGGATGAGGGGGCCAGCCCCTCAGTATCCTTGTCCTCTGCAAGTGTAGATTTGTGACACTAGTTACTCATTAAATAATAACAGAAATGTAACAATGAATGAGTGGGCACCATACAAGGTCTAGCTGAGGGATCTGAAAGGTCTTCCAGTTGTACAAATGTTATGCAACCTATTGAAATCAACTCAaagcccccctcctccccccgaTTAAATCAAGTGGCCATCTTCACAGTTAACCAGCGCCTGCTGACAAACGACAGTAGCGGTTTTGCAGCTGGGAGATGAATCAGACAGTCATAACTTAACATGTGGTCGCCTGCAAACGGTGACATCTTCGCAACTTCGATGCCAAATGAGCCTGTTGTCTGCACGCCAATGcaaaatccacacacacacacacacacacacacgaataaAGAGACGGATCCGCTGGTTAGGCATGCCATGCAGATTCACACCTGCACACGCCAGATAGCCAAATCCAACGCAAGTTGCAAAAACAAGCTCTGCATTTCGGAAAATCATGCCATAACGTTTACTCATAATCACACCAGGCTTCCAGCTAGCAACCTTAACTAGCAGCATATCTGCTAGCATCGCCAAGAAGGCCCAAGGAGGTTGGCTGTCCACATAAACGACACAAACATGGCTATTAAAAAGGGCGTTTGGGATTTAGCATGCTACATACCGAGCAGCAGTAATTTCAGCTCTCTCCTGGAGTCTCGCTTGTCTCGGCGGAGTTGTTTGTCAATTTCTGCATTGATTCGTTTCGACTCCTTCGCCTCTTCGCTCAGGCAGCAAGCCATCATGGACTCCAGAGTCATCCCCTCTGGTTTTTGGCAGCCCGGTTCAGGCGGGACCTAACGAACACTTGCCCACGGTTTCAGCTTCTCCCGAACCCCGGTTTCCTCGCTTCTGTCTCTagcgaggaggaggtggtggtggtggtggtggtagtagTAGTGTCGGACCGGACGAGTGGATGGATAGGACtgggggagggggtgggggtgggggggagactaGCCAAGGGGCCTCGCTGTCAAGTTGTCCCCCCGGCCGAGAGCAACTGCGACTTCAACCGGGCGATCTCAGCAAATCACGGGAGATTCGGACAAGGAGGAGGGAGCCAGGAGACGGTGGGGCCTCCCCGAGATGCTCTCAGCCTGCACGCCTCTTAATACAGCTAATATTAAAATGACTCCAGCTGCCACAGATTAGCTACTTAATACCCGTTTATATCATTAACCCCTCGTGTGTCACTGGGAGATCCAATTCTACCTTCTTTAATTTAATCTTCTCAATCCGCTAAAAGTGGTTTAAGACCGCAGAGTCGCCACATCCGAACCCGTAACAGCTGATATCTGTGCACTCTCCCCAACGCTAGATAAGCCCGTTTAGTCTGTAAAAGTAAAGACCCCTTGTCAGCAGGCTAATATTAGAGTGGTAATCTATATTGCACTAGCCACACCGCAGCACTGCGCCTATTTTCCGAGTAACTACATCAGCTAACGCTGGCTAAATTAGACGTAACGACTACGGAGGCTGCCCTGCTAGCCCGCTAGCTCACTAAACAGCGCCTCGGCTAAAATGTGTCAACCCGCAGTGATTGAAGCAGCAGGCTGCTGGTTGAAGGAATTTGACTGCCTAGCTAGCAATAACTACACAGCAGCCTATTACATCTTGGCTCATTTTGAcgataaaataaaatgctacgACAACGACCGAAAACAAATCTGAAAAACGCGTGCCGAGCCGGCGGCTTTTGCTAGAAATATATTCACTTCAAGCAGAAAGCTTTCGGGTCGTTCGTCGCTGGAACTAGGTGGGCACACAACAGGATGATGCCAAGCGAGGAGGAGGATACAGTAGTGTTGACTGACAAACGGCGGATTTCACCAAACAGGTTCGTGGCAGACCAATTGAATGAACGAGGCGGGTCTCTGGGTGGGCTCAAGTTAGATCCATGAGATGCAGATGCAGGCTAAACCTAAAAAGCATGACCagataaaagctgtttttttttttattgtcgtCCAAGTCAGAGCACCTGTTGCATATATGCTATCTCCAGCTTAATAATATGTTAGAATATATAGGAACGCTTAAATATGTAAGCACTCCTTATCCTTCCATCAATAACCTGCAGGGTATTGGAAGCGAGCGTCAAGTGTGCTGGAATAACAGCGGCATCTAGTGGCCTTATAGTAGAATTGCAAGTGTCGCCTGTTAAGACTGGGTTCATTCATTCACTGAGTCCATGAAGCAAATGAGGACACTTGGCATTCATAAATGGGCCACTCTGCAATTGCAGGACAATTTCTGTCCCACCCATGAATTTCAAAGTAACCCCTGTACAAAATACTAGAACACGCATTTGTTGTGTAAATTAAACATGTCCCGAGGCAAGTGTAGAAAAGGGGTtccaaaatattatttaaaatacaaaatatctcCAGGGAAACCTTCAAAAACTGTCACTTGTCTCTCGTCACAGCTTCTTGACAACCAAATTGCATGTCAAATACAACAATTAACATAAGTTATAAatccaccttttctttttgaCTATGCTGACATGTGTCTCTTATACTTGTTAAAccattttatttacatcaaCATATTTTAAAGAAGACAACATGATATTATGAAAAGACAAATTCATTTCTTTCttgcatttctttatttctgctactctaattttataattttttaataaaataatcataaatgttattattaactCACAGGGGTTTAATCTATTGCCTTTGTAGTAGTTTGAATAGTGCATTTGAGCAAAAACATATACAGGAGTTTCTTGTtaccataaaaaaaataataaaaggaacCCATTCACCAAAGTGCATCATAAATAAGTGTAATGTTTAGAAATGCTTGCTTTGCCTCTGCCTTTTATAAGATTGTTGCCAACACACAGTATGggaaatgtgacattttaagGCTAATCTGGCAGATGGATTTAAAGCTGAACATTGATAAAGACTCTTGGAAAAGCATGGTCTCTAGTGTGGGTGGGCTCACAAGAAGAGCTCAGGAAAAACTGACATGTTATAAGATACTCCactgtttttcagtttaattctgTTCTGTTATATGTACTGTTCTCTTTGAAGAACATTTTGAAGAAAATTCAAGAGCCGAATAAAATTTTTAATGAGATAAATATAAGTAAAGTTaggtaaatataaaaaaagcaaCAGATTGAGATTCTTATTTCAGTAATCCAGTCATGCTGGTAATGTAACAAAAGGTATAATTGCACATGGAAAAAAGTGttcaattatttttcttattttgctcTTCAAAATAGTCACAGAAGAGCTGCCTGACTTCCTCATTATTACTTTGGTTCATGCTAGTAGAGAGAAGCTGTTTGTGGCTGGGTTGGGGACTCTCTGCCTCGGCCACCTCCACCTGCCACTCCGCTTTAAATGCGTCTCCGTGAGACTCGCACATGTTGTGCAGAATGCAGCAAGCCAGGATCATGGTGGGCACCACGTCCAGTCCGCAGTCGTTCCTCTTGCTGAGGCACTGCCAGCGTGCCCTCAGCCGCAGCAGCGCCTCCTGAGACACACGCAGCGCTCGGGCAAGCCGTCCAttaaacagctgctgctgctccgtCAGTGCCGCGTGACTCGCCGTCCTGCCCTGTTCCTCAGGATAGGCCTTCATCAGCCAGCTCTGGAGCGGGTAACAGGCCTCACCCAGCAACACATACCTGGATGTGATAAATGAGTGTCATTTATTTAatgcctggaacacctgaaATAGACAAAAACACTCAACACTACTACATTTCAcagtttgcaaatttgcattatctTTATTGGCCAGCAGGTGGCAACATTAAAAAGACGTGCTGTTGTACAGAAGTTTATAGGAAAACAAGCTTAGGTTTCCTTTGCcctgtgacctcagtaaataTAAGAGTCAGAAAAGAGGATTATAGTGTCCTTGGGTTCAAAACATCAATGTGGCAACAATAAAAATGGTCATCCAACTAAAGGATGACATCACAGTGTCTACATTTGCTTGTTACACAAAGGCCATGTGAAAACCTGACAtacatgaggaaaaaaacaacttgaatGCCTGAAAAATGTGACTGAATTTCTTCTGTTAACTCTACCTGAGTGATTTTCCCATGAAGGTAGGTGGCGGGGCAGGTGAGAGTCCACCCTCGGCGGCTGTTGCCCATAGCGAAGAGTTCTGTAAGATCTCAGCTGGATCTGTCCCGCCTGGGAAACTGGCACATACATCCCAGAAGTGCCCCCGACCGCTAACAGCCACCTAAAACAGTGAAGGCACACAGAGGCAAACAGTCGGACTCTGATTGGATAACCCGCAAGCTTGTAATTGCAGTGACATAAATGGGCGCTTTCGTCACCTGCGACATGACTGAGAGCCAGCCGGCGGGGTTGGCGTAGTCAGACGCGTTGTTTGATGGGGTGATAATAGCTGTGTGGAGTGTTGCTATAGCAGCGACGCAGTGAGGGAAACCCCAGTGAGACAGGAACAGCTGAGCTGAATCCTCCAGCTCCTGCTCACCTGGCGATCGGAGGTAGATGGAGCTGAGGAGCGCCACGATGGCGTGACACATGTCTCTAACGCACCTGCACACGGTCGACTTCCCCACACCGAACAAGGCGCTGATGGTGCGGTACTCGATGTTGGATGCCAGGCGCCACAAAGCTACAGCTACACGCTTCTCCACGGGCAGTGCCAGGCGGAAACTGGTGTCCCGTCGAGCCAGGCGGGGCCTCAGCTTGTCGCAGAGGTAGAAGAACGTCTCTCGGTTCATGCGAAACTTATCCAGCCAATCAGAGGGCTGGAATTCTGTCATGACAACCCGCTCCCACCAGTCTGTGCTTGGAGTGGTGGTCCAGGGACGAGTGCGGATGCGGGCATTGGAGCGGACGCCTCCCGCTATCATCATCTACagagacaaacataaaaacaaaattaaaattactTCCCTCTGAAATATCCAAAATCTGTCACATTTTTTAACataatgtttgctttttttgatCCCAGCAGTAGTTATTCAAtcagataattttttaaat contains these protein-coding regions:
- the LOC113011722 gene encoding putative nuclease HARBI1 — encoded protein: MEEEEQLRSLMFLVTYMLLKRMRDINDANIQRRNEIQRRIRHRQYFFQRQRRMLMMMIAGGVRSNARIRTRPWTTTPSTDWWERVVMTEFQPSDWLDKFRMNRETFFYLCDKLRPRLARRDTSFRLALPVEKRVAVALWRLASNIEYRTISALFGVGKSTVCRCVRDMCHAIVALLSSIYLRSPGEQELEDSAQLFLSHWGFPHCVAAIATLHTAIITPSNNASDYANPAGWLSVMSQVAVSGRGHFWDVCASFPGGTDPAEILQNSSLWATAAEGGLSPAPPPTFMGKSLRYVLLGEACYPLQSWLMKAYPEEQGRTASHAALTEQQQLFNGRLARALRVSQEALLRLRARWQCLSKRNDCGLDVVPTMILACCILHNMCESHGDAFKAEWQVEVAEAESPQPSHKQLLSTSMNQSNNEEVRQLFCDYFEEQNKKNN